A single genomic interval of Camelina sativa cultivar DH55 chromosome 11, Cs, whole genome shotgun sequence harbors:
- the LOC104725109 gene encoding actin-related protein 9 isoform X2, translating into MDYLKSVAPTQILSERGSNLVVINPGSANVRIGLAMDEKPFNVPNCIARYHTGKPNVVDQMLNTQVTTNQHVDRERAYNTAASLLKIPYLDESSSGSASRKFMQMGRIDGYNKPSTTKKDTVFTWTDVYEDVQISPVASETSADKGEASATKAAPDVIDSKDASESKRKYKKTIFGEEAMKISPKEPYCIRHPIRRGHFNVSPHYSAQQVCEDLTAILDWVLLEKLHISHSERFSFHAVLVVPETFDSREIKEMLTVVLGGLRFNSAVVHQEGLSAVFGNGLSTACIVNIGAQTSTVVCIEDGVSLPNTEKILPFGGEDICRCLLWIQRHYQKWPQIRTDVLAKPIDLLMLNQLKESYCDIREGEVEAGATVHSYEDGMPAMPHKTTLTSLNVPPMGLFYPNLLVPEVFPQPPREWFQDYENMLEDTWNMDFGGGGNMGLPMWDSFAVSPSKPKKEEKIGLAEAITSSILSAGRIDLRRKLFSSIQLIGGVGSTKGLVPAVEERVLRAIPPTEAIKTVEVLPSRTDPAFVTWKGGAILGILDFGREAWIERQEWMENGIHKGSTKKYKDSFYIEGQAMYFINP; encoded by the exons ATG GATTACTTGAAATCTGTTGCCCCGACTCAGATTTTATCCGAACGAGGATCAAATCTCGTTGTCATCAACCCAG GCTCTGCGAATGTAAGAATTGGGTTGGCTATGGATGAGAAGCCTTTCAATGTCCCTAATTGTATTGCTAGATACCACACAGGGAAACCAAATGTTGTTGATCag ATGCTTAACACTCAGGTCACGACGAATCAACATGTTGACCGTGAGAGAGCTTACAATACA GCGGCATCGCTGTTGAAGATACCGTATCTGGATGAAAGTTCTTCTGGCTCTGCATCACGCAAG TTTATGCAGATGGGAAGGATCGATGGGTACAATAAACCGAGCACTACAAAGAAAGATACAGTCTTTACTTGGACTGATGTGTATGAGGACGTGCAGATTTCTCCTGTCGCGTCAG AAACTTCTGCTGATAAAGGTGAGGCCAGCGCAACTAAAGCTGCTCCTGATGTTATCGATTCTAAAGATGCTAGTGAGAGTAAGCGTAAGTACAAGAAGACGATTTTTGGTGAAGAAGCTATGAAAATATCGCCAAAAGAGCCATATTGCATACGCCATCCTATTCGGAGAGGTCACTTCAATGTTTCGCCACATTATTCAGCACAGCAG gtttgcGAGGACTTAACCGCTATCTTGGACTGGGTTCTATTAGAAAAACTACATATTTCTCACAGTGAAAGATTCTCTTTTCATGCTGTTCTTGTTGTCCCGGAAACATTTGACAGCCGCG AAATTAAGGAAATGTTAACTGTTGTGTTGGGAGGGCTACGCTTTAACTCAGCAGTTGTCCACCAAGAAGGTCTATCCGCTGTTTTTGGGAATGGTTTGTCAACAGCTTGTATTGTGAATATTGGAGCCCAGACTAGTACAGTTGTTTGTATCGAG GATGGAGTCTCATTGCCAAATACTGAAAAGATTTTACCTTTTGGAGGAGAG GATATATGTAGATGCCTTCTATGGATTCAGCGGCATTACCAAAAGTGGCCACAAATCCGAACAGATGTTTTGGCAAAGCCAATCGATTTGCTGATGCTTAATCAACTTAAGGAGTCATATTGTGATATTAGA GAAGGAGAAGTGGAAGCTGGTGCAACAGTTCATTCTTATGAGGACGGCATGCCAGCTATGCCTCACAAAACAACTCTCACCTCACttaat GTTCCGCCAATGGGTCTGTTTTATCCTAACCTTTTGGTCCCTGAAGTGTTTCCTCAGCCTCCACGTGAATG GTTCCAAGACTACGAGAATATGTTGGAGGACACGTGGAACATGGACTTTGGAGGTGGTGGTAATATGGGATTACCAATGTGGGATAGTTTTGCAGTTTCCCCTTcgaaaccaaagaaagaagagaagattggTCTCGCTGAAGCCATTACAAGCAGCATCCTCTCTGCTG GACGCATAGACCTTAGGCGAAAGCTTTTCTCCAGCATTCAATTG ATTGGTGGTGTTGGTTCGACTAAAGGTCTTGTACCAGCTGTGGAAGAAAG AGTTCTTCGCGCAATACCTCCAACTGAAGCTATCAAGACTGTGGAGGTTCTGCCGTCAAGAACGGACCCAGCTTTCGTAACTTGGAAAGGCGGAGCG ATATTGGGAATTCTGGACTTTGGAAGAGAAGCTTGGATTGAGCGACAGGAATGGATGGAAAATGGGATTCATAAAGGCAGTACAAAGAAGTACAAAGACTCTTTTTACATTGAAGGTCAAGCAATGTACTTCATCAACCCCTAG
- the LOC104728627 gene encoding uncharacterized protein LOC104728627 produces MEDVLSRAWAQIKWEEDLAYRQQRSPQFDSRVVRNETSSRDDKPYQRPKDENVKGGRRNTHRPLSGADDMKPRSSTWPDINNLSILHAHLVGVLKEMGGTVRWSPQMKAPDNKLGTSKWCEFHNDHDHMTEDCITLRMEVNELLKKGYLREYFSDKTRNRLDSESNKQVAITNGPVSPPKHDRVINVIFRGSEISGITHSAAKRNTRAVKNTQSKGQAMQGDMPACTITFAMSESSVSTPHHDALVIQLTVTNFLMKRILINNGSSTNILYMQAYKELGLDEEGLRRKSIQLVGFSGEVKQSVG; encoded by the coding sequence ATGGAGGATGTACTCTCACGTGCATGGGCTCAAATTAAATGGGAAGAAGACTTGGCTTATCGCCAACAGCGTTCACCACAGTTTGATTCCCGCGTGGTGAGAAACGAAACATCGAGTAGGGATGACAAGCCTTACCAAAGACCTAAGGACGAGAATGTTAAGGGTGGAAGAAGGAACACACACCGACCATTGAGTGGAGCAGACGACATGAAACCTAGATCATCAACATGGCCAGATATCAATAACCTTTCAATCTTGCATGCACATTTGGTCGGTGTATTGAAGGAAATGGGTGGAACCGTGAGGTGGTCTCCACAGATGAAAGCACCTGACAACAAACTTGGCACCTCAAAGTGGTGTGAATTCCACAATGATCACGACCACATGACAGAAGATTGCATCACATTGAGGATGGAAGTGAATGAATTATTGAAAAAAGGATACTTGAGAGAATATTTTTCTGACAAAACCCGAAATCGATTGGATAGTGAAAGCAACAAACAAGTCGCAATTACCAACGGTCCGGTTTCACCTCCAAAACATGATCGAGTTATCAATGTTATCTTTAGAGGATCAGAAATAAGCGGGATAACTCATTCAGCTGCAAAGAGAAACACTAGAGCTgtcaaaaacacacaaagcaaAGGGCAAGCTATGCAAGGCGACATGCCAGCGTGCACAATAACTTTTGCAATGAGTGAGAGTAGCGTATCAACCCCGCATCACGATGCGTTAGTCATACAATTGACAGTGACTAATTTCCTGATGAAGAGGATACTAATCAACAATGGAAGCTCAACCAACATCCTTTATATGCAAGCATATAAAGAGTTGGGTCTCGACGAAGAAGGATTGAGACGAAAATCTATCCAATTAGTGGGATTCAGCGGCGAGGTCAAGCAGAGTGTTGGTTAA
- the LOC104725109 gene encoding actin-related protein 9 isoform X3 — translation MDYLKSVAPTQILSERGSNLVVINPGSANVRIGLAMDEKPFNVPNCIARYHTGKPNVVDQMLNTQVTTNQHVDRERAYNTAASLLKIPYLDESSSGSASRKMGRIDGYNKPSTTKKDTVFTWTDVYEDVQISPVASETSADKGEASATKAAPDVIDSKDASESKRKYKKTIFGEEAMKISPKEPYCIRHPIRRGHFNVSPHYSAQQVCEDLTAILDWVLLEKLHISHSERFSFHAVLVVPETFDSREIKEMLTVVLGGLRFNSAVVHQEGLSAVFGNGLSTACIVNIGAQTSTVVCIEDGVSLPNTEKILPFGGEDICRCLLWIQRHYQKWPQIRTDVLAKPIDLLMLNQLKESYCDIREGEVEAGATVHSYEDGMPAMPHKTTLTSLNVPPMGLFYPNLLVPEVFPQPPREWFQDYENMLEDTWNMDFGGGGNMGLPMWDSFAVSPSKPKKEEKIGLAEAITSSILSAGRIDLRRKLFSSIQLIGGVGSTKGLVPAVEERVLRAIPPTEAIKTVEVLPSRTDPAFVTWKGGAILGILDFGREAWIERQEWMENGIHKGSTKKYKDSFYIEGQAMYFINP, via the exons ATG GATTACTTGAAATCTGTTGCCCCGACTCAGATTTTATCCGAACGAGGATCAAATCTCGTTGTCATCAACCCAG GCTCTGCGAATGTAAGAATTGGGTTGGCTATGGATGAGAAGCCTTTCAATGTCCCTAATTGTATTGCTAGATACCACACAGGGAAACCAAATGTTGTTGATCag ATGCTTAACACTCAGGTCACGACGAATCAACATGTTGACCGTGAGAGAGCTTACAATACA GCGGCATCGCTGTTGAAGATACCGTATCTGGATGAAAGTTCTTCTGGCTCTGCATCACGCAAG ATGGGAAGGATCGATGGGTACAATAAACCGAGCACTACAAAGAAAGATACAGTCTTTACTTGGACTGATGTGTATGAGGACGTGCAGATTTCTCCTGTCGCGTCAG AAACTTCTGCTGATAAAGGTGAGGCCAGCGCAACTAAAGCTGCTCCTGATGTTATCGATTCTAAAGATGCTAGTGAGAGTAAGCGTAAGTACAAGAAGACGATTTTTGGTGAAGAAGCTATGAAAATATCGCCAAAAGAGCCATATTGCATACGCCATCCTATTCGGAGAGGTCACTTCAATGTTTCGCCACATTATTCAGCACAGCAG gtttgcGAGGACTTAACCGCTATCTTGGACTGGGTTCTATTAGAAAAACTACATATTTCTCACAGTGAAAGATTCTCTTTTCATGCTGTTCTTGTTGTCCCGGAAACATTTGACAGCCGCG AAATTAAGGAAATGTTAACTGTTGTGTTGGGAGGGCTACGCTTTAACTCAGCAGTTGTCCACCAAGAAGGTCTATCCGCTGTTTTTGGGAATGGTTTGTCAACAGCTTGTATTGTGAATATTGGAGCCCAGACTAGTACAGTTGTTTGTATCGAG GATGGAGTCTCATTGCCAAATACTGAAAAGATTTTACCTTTTGGAGGAGAG GATATATGTAGATGCCTTCTATGGATTCAGCGGCATTACCAAAAGTGGCCACAAATCCGAACAGATGTTTTGGCAAAGCCAATCGATTTGCTGATGCTTAATCAACTTAAGGAGTCATATTGTGATATTAGA GAAGGAGAAGTGGAAGCTGGTGCAACAGTTCATTCTTATGAGGACGGCATGCCAGCTATGCCTCACAAAACAACTCTCACCTCACttaat GTTCCGCCAATGGGTCTGTTTTATCCTAACCTTTTGGTCCCTGAAGTGTTTCCTCAGCCTCCACGTGAATG GTTCCAAGACTACGAGAATATGTTGGAGGACACGTGGAACATGGACTTTGGAGGTGGTGGTAATATGGGATTACCAATGTGGGATAGTTTTGCAGTTTCCCCTTcgaaaccaaagaaagaagagaagattggTCTCGCTGAAGCCATTACAAGCAGCATCCTCTCTGCTG GACGCATAGACCTTAGGCGAAAGCTTTTCTCCAGCATTCAATTG ATTGGTGGTGTTGGTTCGACTAAAGGTCTTGTACCAGCTGTGGAAGAAAG AGTTCTTCGCGCAATACCTCCAACTGAAGCTATCAAGACTGTGGAGGTTCTGCCGTCAAGAACGGACCCAGCTTTCGTAACTTGGAAAGGCGGAGCG ATATTGGGAATTCTGGACTTTGGAAGAGAAGCTTGGATTGAGCGACAGGAATGGATGGAAAATGGGATTCATAAAGGCAGTACAAAGAAGTACAAAGACTCTTTTTACATTGAAGGTCAAGCAATGTACTTCATCAACCCCTAG
- the LOC104725109 gene encoding actin-related protein 9 isoform X1 translates to MATRKSKSHISLQDYLKSVAPTQILSERGSNLVVINPGSANVRIGLAMDEKPFNVPNCIARYHTGKPNVVDQMLNTQVTTNQHVDRERAYNTAASLLKIPYLDESSSGSASRKMGRIDGYNKPSTTKKDTVFTWTDVYEDVQISPVASETSADKGEASATKAAPDVIDSKDASESKRKYKKTIFGEEAMKISPKEPYCIRHPIRRGHFNVSPHYSAQQVCEDLTAILDWVLLEKLHISHSERFSFHAVLVVPETFDSREIKEMLTVVLGGLRFNSAVVHQEGLSAVFGNGLSTACIVNIGAQTSTVVCIEDGVSLPNTEKILPFGGEDICRCLLWIQRHYQKWPQIRTDVLAKPIDLLMLNQLKESYCDIREGEVEAGATVHSYEDGMPAMPHKTTLTSLNVPPMGLFYPNLLVPEVFPQPPREWFQDYENMLEDTWNMDFGGGGNMGLPMWDSFAVSPSKPKKEEKIGLAEAITSSILSAGRIDLRRKLFSSIQLIGGVGSTKGLVPAVEERVLRAIPPTEAIKTVEVLPSRTDPAFVTWKGGAILGILDFGREAWIERQEWMENGIHKGSTKKYKDSFYIEGQAMYFINP, encoded by the exons ATGGCAACccgaaaatcaaaatctcacaTCTCGTTGCAGGATTACTTGAAATCTGTTGCCCCGACTCAGATTTTATCCGAACGAGGATCAAATCTCGTTGTCATCAACCCAG GCTCTGCGAATGTAAGAATTGGGTTGGCTATGGATGAGAAGCCTTTCAATGTCCCTAATTGTATTGCTAGATACCACACAGGGAAACCAAATGTTGTTGATCag ATGCTTAACACTCAGGTCACGACGAATCAACATGTTGACCGTGAGAGAGCTTACAATACA GCGGCATCGCTGTTGAAGATACCGTATCTGGATGAAAGTTCTTCTGGCTCTGCATCACGCAAG ATGGGAAGGATCGATGGGTACAATAAACCGAGCACTACAAAGAAAGATACAGTCTTTACTTGGACTGATGTGTATGAGGACGTGCAGATTTCTCCTGTCGCGTCAG AAACTTCTGCTGATAAAGGTGAGGCCAGCGCAACTAAAGCTGCTCCTGATGTTATCGATTCTAAAGATGCTAGTGAGAGTAAGCGTAAGTACAAGAAGACGATTTTTGGTGAAGAAGCTATGAAAATATCGCCAAAAGAGCCATATTGCATACGCCATCCTATTCGGAGAGGTCACTTCAATGTTTCGCCACATTATTCAGCACAGCAG gtttgcGAGGACTTAACCGCTATCTTGGACTGGGTTCTATTAGAAAAACTACATATTTCTCACAGTGAAAGATTCTCTTTTCATGCTGTTCTTGTTGTCCCGGAAACATTTGACAGCCGCG AAATTAAGGAAATGTTAACTGTTGTGTTGGGAGGGCTACGCTTTAACTCAGCAGTTGTCCACCAAGAAGGTCTATCCGCTGTTTTTGGGAATGGTTTGTCAACAGCTTGTATTGTGAATATTGGAGCCCAGACTAGTACAGTTGTTTGTATCGAG GATGGAGTCTCATTGCCAAATACTGAAAAGATTTTACCTTTTGGAGGAGAG GATATATGTAGATGCCTTCTATGGATTCAGCGGCATTACCAAAAGTGGCCACAAATCCGAACAGATGTTTTGGCAAAGCCAATCGATTTGCTGATGCTTAATCAACTTAAGGAGTCATATTGTGATATTAGA GAAGGAGAAGTGGAAGCTGGTGCAACAGTTCATTCTTATGAGGACGGCATGCCAGCTATGCCTCACAAAACAACTCTCACCTCACttaat GTTCCGCCAATGGGTCTGTTTTATCCTAACCTTTTGGTCCCTGAAGTGTTTCCTCAGCCTCCACGTGAATG GTTCCAAGACTACGAGAATATGTTGGAGGACACGTGGAACATGGACTTTGGAGGTGGTGGTAATATGGGATTACCAATGTGGGATAGTTTTGCAGTTTCCCCTTcgaaaccaaagaaagaagagaagattggTCTCGCTGAAGCCATTACAAGCAGCATCCTCTCTGCTG GACGCATAGACCTTAGGCGAAAGCTTTTCTCCAGCATTCAATTG ATTGGTGGTGTTGGTTCGACTAAAGGTCTTGTACCAGCTGTGGAAGAAAG AGTTCTTCGCGCAATACCTCCAACTGAAGCTATCAAGACTGTGGAGGTTCTGCCGTCAAGAACGGACCCAGCTTTCGTAACTTGGAAAGGCGGAGCG ATATTGGGAATTCTGGACTTTGGAAGAGAAGCTTGGATTGAGCGACAGGAATGGATGGAAAATGGGATTCATAAAGGCAGTACAAAGAAGTACAAAGACTCTTTTTACATTGAAGGTCAAGCAATGTACTTCATCAACCCCTAG